One Syntrophales bacterium DNA segment encodes these proteins:
- a CDS encoding sigma 54-interacting transcriptional regulator has product MKTEGKTPAERWSKPILDKDKVLASIFRISALLTTPSRVDEILERILDEVVGTIGFDRGIIRLFDETKRFLHAKVMKNYTPEERNRVFSAPLDIKKDDCMAVKVALTGELMTIEDVANDDRVTDLDRYLTKIMDEGSIFIAPLKIDQEVIGILAGFSREHVTFFTEEIRLFLTYASQISIIIHATRLLETNAEKIRQLLVLEQAVTEMNESYTLDHRIMDIMIVNALRIAAAEKILVYFLDVVKERCLISDGETVFIHDQATCNEKIGNGLIRKALESNAILVSTDPAGLDVKPLYEDCPSEIAVPFNIRDKFRGALYLAKKTGSFSPDHMNLLDILVKNAATTYDNAIMHSILSLEAKTLKSEVEKLRENQEILLGYHNILGKSEQMINIFHMIEDIAQHDTNILVRGESGTGKELIARAIHRQSNRKGKPFVDVNCAAIPGPLLESELFGYEAGAFTDAKKRKIGLLESAQGGTMLLDEIGDMSFPLQAKFLRMLEDRHIRRLGGTENIPIDVRFVFSTNRDLTKMVADGEFREDLFYRISVVPIALPPLRERKADILLLARYYVDEFNRKFRKNVRGFTKEAQDVLLNYPWPGNVRELRNIIERVMILQTIGPFITVADLPMEMKSVSPSGMPKISLENFFPEISQGGINYDEVVEKIAHDIKEKIIAQALDRCGGNKAKASKLLGISRYKFIREAKKLLGHNKQPQ; this is encoded by the coding sequence ATGAAAACCGAAGGCAAGACACCTGCGGAACGCTGGTCAAAGCCTATCCTGGACAAGGACAAGGTCCTGGCCAGCATTTTTCGCATCAGCGCACTCCTCACCACCCCCTCCCGGGTTGACGAAATTCTGGAAAGGATCCTCGACGAAGTGGTCGGCACCATCGGATTCGACCGGGGAATCATCCGTCTCTTCGACGAAACGAAACGGTTTCTCCACGCCAAGGTGATGAAGAACTACACGCCGGAGGAGCGCAACCGTGTCTTCTCCGCCCCCCTGGACATCAAGAAGGACGACTGCATGGCCGTGAAGGTGGCCCTGACCGGGGAACTCATGACCATTGAGGACGTGGCCAATGATGACCGCGTCACCGACCTGGACCGATACCTGACGAAGATCATGGATGAGGGGTCCATCTTCATCGCCCCCCTGAAAATCGACCAGGAGGTCATCGGAATCCTCGCCGGGTTCAGCCGCGAGCACGTCACCTTCTTCACGGAGGAGATCCGCCTTTTCCTCACCTACGCCAGCCAGATCAGCATCATCATTCACGCCACCCGGCTCCTGGAGACCAATGCCGAGAAGATCCGCCAGCTCCTGGTCCTGGAGCAGGCCGTCACCGAGATGAACGAGAGCTACACGCTGGACCACCGGATCATGGACATCATGATCGTGAATGCCCTCCGCATCGCCGCGGCGGAAAAGATCCTCGTCTATTTCCTGGACGTGGTGAAGGAACGGTGCCTGATCAGCGACGGTGAGACGGTCTTCATCCACGACCAGGCGACCTGCAACGAGAAGATCGGCAACGGCCTGATCCGCAAGGCTCTGGAGTCCAATGCGATCCTGGTGTCCACCGATCCGGCCGGATTGGACGTGAAGCCGCTCTACGAAGACTGTCCGTCGGAGATCGCCGTCCCTTTCAACATCCGGGACAAGTTCCGCGGCGCCCTGTACCTGGCGAAAAAAACCGGGAGCTTCTCCCCGGACCACATGAACCTTCTGGACATTCTCGTAAAGAACGCCGCCACGACCTACGACAACGCCATTATGCACTCCATCCTCTCCCTGGAGGCGAAAACCCTCAAGTCGGAGGTGGAGAAACTGCGCGAAAACCAGGAGATTCTGCTGGGATACCACAACATCCTCGGCAAGTCTGAGCAGATGATCAACATCTTCCACATGATCGAGGACATCGCGCAGCATGACACGAACATATTGGTCCGCGGGGAAAGTGGCACGGGGAAGGAATTGATCGCCCGGGCAATTCACCGCCAGAGCAACCGCAAGGGGAAGCCTTTCGTCGACGTCAACTGCGCCGCCATTCCCGGACCCCTCCTGGAAAGCGAGCTTTTCGGTTACGAGGCGGGGGCCTTCACGGATGCCAAGAAGCGGAAGATCGGTCTTCTCGAATCGGCCCAGGGGGGAACGATGCTCCTGGACGAAATCGGCGACATGAGCTTTCCCCTGCAGGCAAAATTCCTCCGCATGCTGGAAGACAGGCACATCCGCCGTCTGGGAGGTACGGAAAACATCCCCATTGACGTCCGGTTCGTTTTCTCCACCAACAGGGACCTCACGAAAATGGTGGCCGACGGTGAGTTTCGAGAGGATCTCTTTTACCGGATCAGTGTCGTCCCGATCGCACTGCCCCCCCTTCGCGAGCGGAAAGCGGACATCTTGCTTCTGGCCCGGTATTACGTGGATGAGTTCAATCGAAAATTCCGAAAGAACGTCCGTGGATTCACCAAGGAAGCCCAGGATGTCCTCCTGAATTATCCCTGGCCCGGCAATGTCCGGGAACTCAGGAACATCATCGAGCGGGTGATGATCCTGCAGACGATCGGGCCGTTCATTACCGTGGCTGACCTGCCCATGGAAATGAAATCCGTATCGCCTTCGGGAATGCCAAAGATCTCCCTGGAGAATTTTTTCCCTGAGATCTCCCAGGGCGGAATCAACTATGACGAGGTCGTGGAAAAGATCGCCCATGACATCAAGGAGAAAATCATTGCACAAGCCCTGGACCGATGCGGAGGAAACAAAGCAAAGGCCTCTAAATTACTTGGAATATCAAGATACAAATTCATACGCGAGGCAAAGAAGCTCCTCGGTCATAATAAGCAGCCGCAATGA
- a CDS encoding cytochrome ubiquinol oxidase subunit I, whose amino-acid sequence MDVLALSRLQFAATAGFHFLFVPLTLGLSILVAFMESRWVATGNPMYLRMTRFWGKLFLINFILGVVTGLTMEFQFGMNWAEYSRFVGDIFGVPLAIEATVAFFLESVFIGLWIFGWNRVSKGVHAFAMWMVAFATNLSALWILLANGWMQHPVGYVIRNGRAEMVDFWALLTNSYAWWKFFHTVLSGYVVAAFFVLGISAWHLLRRNERPLFTASFRMAAVFGLVSSLLLIGAGDFAAKDVAKAQPTKLAAMESHWETGKAVPFYLLLVPDAKNERNAVQAIPVPGVVSFLSFGDFQAEVKGLKDFPKENRPPVMEVFVSFRLMVGLGGLFVLLSAFSLFLAWKGRIEAYPWFLKILFYAIPLPYIAAQLGWAVAEVGRQPWLVYGVYRTAEGVSRNISTEQVLLSVIGFTLFYGFLGLLDIYLLAKFARKGPDPLRVKAAGPEGA is encoded by the coding sequence ATGGACGTTCTTGCGCTGAGTCGCCTGCAGTTCGCCGCCACGGCGGGTTTTCACTTCCTGTTCGTTCCGCTGACCCTGGGATTGTCCATCCTGGTGGCCTTTATGGAGAGCCGCTGGGTCGCCACGGGAAACCCGATGTACCTGAGGATGACCCGCTTCTGGGGCAAGCTTTTCCTCATCAACTTCATCCTCGGCGTCGTCACCGGACTCACCATGGAGTTCCAGTTCGGCATGAACTGGGCGGAATACTCCCGTTTCGTCGGCGATATCTTCGGTGTCCCGCTGGCCATCGAGGCGACGGTGGCCTTCTTCCTTGAGTCGGTGTTCATCGGACTCTGGATCTTCGGCTGGAACCGAGTTTCGAAGGGCGTGCACGCCTTTGCGATGTGGATGGTCGCCTTCGCCACGAACCTGTCGGCCCTCTGGATACTCCTGGCCAACGGCTGGATGCAGCATCCGGTGGGTTACGTGATTCGGAACGGCCGGGCGGAGATGGTCGATTTCTGGGCCCTGTTGACCAACAGCTATGCCTGGTGGAAGTTTTTCCACACGGTGCTCTCGGGGTATGTCGTGGCCGCATTCTTCGTCCTGGGGATCTCGGCCTGGCATCTGCTCCGGAGGAACGAAAGACCCCTCTTCACGGCCTCCTTCCGCATGGCAGCAGTCTTCGGCCTCGTCAGCTCCCTTCTCCTGATCGGTGCAGGGGATTTCGCCGCCAAGGACGTGGCGAAGGCCCAGCCGACCAAGCTGGCCGCCATGGAATCCCACTGGGAGACCGGGAAGGCCGTGCCCTTTTACCTGCTCCTCGTTCCCGATGCGAAGAACGAACGGAACGCCGTCCAGGCCATCCCCGTTCCCGGCGTCGTCAGTTTTCTCTCCTTCGGCGATTTTCAGGCCGAGGTGAAGGGGCTGAAGGATTTCCCGAAAGAGAACCGGCCGCCCGTCATGGAGGTCTTTGTCAGCTTCCGGCTGATGGTCGGTCTCGGGGGGCTCTTCGTGCTCCTGTCGGCCTTCTCCCTCTTTCTTGCATGGAAAGGCCGGATCGAGGCGTACCCATGGTTCCTCAAGATCCTGTTCTATGCCATCCCGCTTCCCTACATCGCGGCCCAACTCGGCTGGGCGGTGGCGGAGGTGGGCCGCCAGCCGTGGCTTGTCTACGGTGTCTACAGAACCGCTGAGGGCGTTTCCAGGAACATTTCAACGGAGCAAGTACTCCTGTCGGTGATCGGTTTCACCCTGTTTTACGGATTCCTTGGGCTTCTGGATATTTACTTGCTGGCGAAATTCGCCCGGAAGGGGCCGGATCCCCTGCGGGTGAAGGCAGCCGGCCCGGAAGGGGCATGA
- the fusA gene encoding elongation factor G, with the protein MSVKTKLSRIRNIGIIAHIDAGKTTVTERILYYTGRSYKMGEVHDGEAVMDWMPQEQERGITITAAVTTCTWENHEIHIIDTPGHVDFTIEVERSLRVLDGAAVVFDAVGGVEPQSETVWHQADKYGVPKIAFVNKMDRVGADYFRTMDKMRERFHSLPLPIQIPAGQEDGFQGIVDLIRRRFVTWDNSTQGQNFTIQDVPGEFAGAMQEHRDRMIEILADLDDGIAEKYLAGEEIGEEEIHAAVRQATLSLKAVPVMCGAALRNKGIQPLLDAVVQYLPSPVDVPPVRGHHPVTREEEVRPSSASEPLCALAFKVQLDEGRKLTYLRIYSGQIKAGGEIYNAGKGKKEKIARLLKMHANKRERLETAQAGDIIAVVGLKETATGDTICDEGHPILLEPMDIYEPVISQAIEAKTPADQERLSVALAKFADEDPTLRVKYDEETAQTVISGMGELHLEIIIDRLTREFNAHVNVGKPRVVYRETIQKSLELDGVFEKELGDRRHYGSVRLRLEPLERGMGNDIINRIDPAQVPEEFHPALIEGIREALFSGTVAGYPVIDVRVTLLGGAYRDSESSPLGYKIAASTAFREGFTQAEPALLEPVMLVDILSPSEFMGEVIGDIHSRKGEVQAITPRGPISEIRAKVPLRAMFGYSTDLRSATQGRATFSMHFLEFGRSGS; encoded by the coding sequence ATGTCGGTCAAGACGAAATTATCCAGAATCCGGAACATCGGCATCATCGCCCACATCGACGCGGGGAAAACCACCGTGACGGAGAGGATTCTCTATTACACGGGCCGCTCCTACAAGATGGGCGAGGTTCATGACGGGGAGGCCGTCATGGACTGGATGCCCCAGGAACAGGAGCGGGGAATCACCATCACCGCGGCGGTCACGACCTGCACCTGGGAAAACCACGAGATCCACATCATCGACACGCCGGGCCACGTGGATTTCACCATCGAAGTGGAGCGGTCCCTGCGGGTTCTCGACGGGGCCGCGGTGGTCTTCGATGCCGTCGGCGGCGTCGAGCCCCAGTCGGAAACGGTCTGGCACCAGGCCGACAAGTACGGTGTCCCGAAGATCGCCTTCGTCAACAAGATGGACCGCGTCGGTGCCGACTATTTCCGCACCATGGACAAGATGCGCGAGCGTTTCCACTCCCTGCCCCTGCCGATCCAGATTCCCGCAGGACAGGAAGACGGATTCCAGGGCATCGTCGATCTGATCCGCCGCCGGTTCGTCACCTGGGACAACAGCACCCAGGGCCAGAACTTCACCATCCAGGACGTCCCCGGGGAATTCGCCGGGGCCATGCAGGAGCACCGGGACCGGATGATCGAGATCCTGGCCGACCTGGATGACGGCATCGCGGAGAAATACCTGGCCGGCGAGGAAATCGGCGAGGAGGAAATCCATGCCGCCGTCCGCCAGGCGACGCTCTCGCTGAAGGCCGTGCCGGTGATGTGCGGCGCCGCGCTGAGGAACAAGGGCATCCAGCCGCTGCTCGACGCTGTGGTCCAGTATCTCCCCTCCCCCGTGGACGTTCCCCCCGTGCGTGGCCATCATCCCGTGACCCGGGAAGAAGAGGTGCGACCCAGCAGCGCCTCGGAACCGCTGTGCGCCCTGGCCTTCAAGGTCCAGCTCGACGAGGGGCGGAAGCTCACCTATCTCCGCATCTACTCCGGCCAGATCAAGGCCGGTGGCGAGATCTACAACGCCGGCAAGGGAAAGAAGGAAAAGATCGCCCGCCTGCTGAAGATGCACGCCAACAAGCGGGAGCGCCTCGAGACAGCCCAGGCGGGCGACATCATCGCCGTCGTGGGGCTCAAGGAAACCGCGACCGGGGATACCATCTGCGACGAGGGGCATCCGATCCTCCTGGAGCCGATGGACATCTACGAACCGGTCATCAGCCAGGCGATCGAGGCGAAAACCCCGGCGGACCAGGAGCGGCTTTCCGTGGCCCTGGCCAAATTCGCGGACGAGGACCCCACCCTGCGGGTGAAGTACGACGAAGAGACGGCCCAGACCGTGATCTCTGGCATGGGAGAGCTGCACCTGGAGATCATCATCGACCGCCTGACCCGGGAGTTCAACGCCCATGTCAACGTGGGCAAGCCCAGGGTCGTCTACCGGGAAACCATTCAGAAGAGCCTGGAGCTGGACGGAGTGTTCGAGAAGGAACTGGGGGACCGGCGCCATTATGGATCCGTTCGGCTCCGCCTGGAACCCCTGGAGCGGGGAATGGGCAATGACATCATAAACCGGATCGATCCCGCCCAGGTACCGGAAGAGTTCCACCCGGCGCTCATCGAGGGAATCCGGGAAGCCCTGTTCAGCGGAACCGTGGCCGGCTACCCGGTCATCGATGTCCGGGTCACCCTCCTGGGAGGAGCCTACCGGGACAGCGAGTCCTCCCCGCTCGGCTACAAGATCGCCGCCTCCACGGCGTTCCGCGAAGGATTCACCCAGGCGGAGCCGGCGCTCCTGGAACCGGTCATGCTGGTCGACATCCTGTCCCCATCGGAATTCATGGGCGAGGTAATCGGCGACATCCATTCCCGGAAAGGGGAAGTTCAGGCCATCACACCGAGGGGACCCATCAGTGAAATCCGGGCGAAAGTACCCTTGCGGGCCATGTTCGGATATTCGACCGATCTCCGTTCCGCCACACAGGGACGGGCAACTTTCTCCATGCATTTTCTCGAGTTCGGCAGAAGCGGATCGTAA
- a CDS encoding tetratricopeptide repeat protein codes for MHRKQFQLIIVTGLCALLLWGCATTQEKQQESDRRLRMALAYMTSGQFNPALKELMQAEQLTPDNPRIHYAIGLIYMEKNMPAEAVKSLNRALELKPDYSEAHVSIGTIYYSMGRLDEAIASFNRALSNVLYETPGLAFYNLGRTYVRKKDNPMALRMFTEAIQRDRGGYLVPLVEFHIGLVWMGENKCDKAVSHFGKAVELSPAYTEAHLKLGECQIRLERKADAVKSLETVVQQAPNTDFATRARELLKLLSR; via the coding sequence ATGCATCGCAAGCAGTTCCAGCTCATCATCGTCACGGGTCTCTGTGCGCTCCTGCTCTGGGGATGCGCAACCACCCAGGAAAAGCAACAGGAATCGGACCGGCGCCTGCGAATGGCCCTGGCATACATGACTTCGGGGCAGTTCAACCCGGCCCTCAAGGAGCTGATGCAGGCGGAGCAGCTGACCCCGGACAATCCCCGGATCCACTATGCCATCGGCCTCATCTACATGGAAAAGAACATGCCCGCCGAGGCCGTAAAATCCCTCAACAGAGCCCTGGAGCTGAAGCCCGACTACTCGGAAGCTCATGTTTCCATCGGCACGATCTATTATTCCATGGGTCGCCTGGACGAGGCCATCGCCTCCTTCAACCGTGCACTGTCCAACGTCCTTTACGAAACCCCGGGCCTTGCCTTCTACAACCTGGGACGCACCTATGTCCGGAAAAAGGACAATCCAATGGCCCTGCGCATGTTCACTGAGGCCATTCAGCGCGACCGGGGCGGATATCTCGTTCCCCTGGTCGAATTCCACATCGGACTCGTCTGGATGGGGGAGAACAAGTGCGACAAGGCCGTCAGTCACTTTGGAAAAGCGGTGGAACTGTCGCCGGCCTACACGGAGGCACACCTGAAACTCGGCGAATGCCAGATCCGCCTGGAAAGAAAGGCGGATGCCGTCAAGTCGCTTGAGACGGTCGTCCAGCAGGCACCGAATACGGATTTCGCCACCCGGGCGAGAGAACTCCTGAAACTCCTTTCACGCTGA
- the cydB gene encoding cytochrome d ubiquinol oxidase subunit II encodes MEYQVIWFVLWGLLWAVYFMTDGFDLGVGILLPVLGGDDTDRGVMLHTIGPVWDGNEVWLVTAGGATFAAFPGVYALLFSTLYTPLLLVLFALIVRGVGLEFRGKGTTESWKRRWDTAISISSTLIAFLFGITFGNLFFGLPINADGYQGGVAGLLNLYGILTGLLFLLLFSVHGALWLAWKTDGALAARAADFAGKAWAALAVFLFLFLFYTASTTGLDRNFTAFPILLGFPLAALAALAGIRFFMGRGHFLGAFLASCAAVLLTVATGIAGLYPNLVPSRLDPAFSATVFNASSSPYTLKIMTIVALVFVPIVIAYQVWVYRVFRHRVSASELAKDEDGY; translated from the coding sequence ATGGAATATCAGGTGATCTGGTTCGTTTTGTGGGGTTTGTTGTGGGCGGTCTATTTCATGACCGACGGATTCGACCTGGGTGTGGGAATCCTGCTTCCGGTGCTGGGTGGTGACGACACGGATCGCGGGGTGATGCTGCACACGATCGGACCCGTCTGGGACGGCAACGAGGTCTGGCTCGTGACGGCGGGCGGCGCAACCTTCGCCGCCTTTCCCGGGGTCTACGCCCTGCTCTTCAGCACGCTCTACACACCCCTGCTGCTGGTGCTGTTCGCCCTCATCGTTCGGGGGGTGGGACTCGAGTTCCGGGGGAAAGGGACGACGGAATCCTGGAAACGGAGATGGGACACGGCGATCTCCATCAGCAGCACGCTGATCGCGTTTCTCTTCGGGATTACCTTCGGAAACCTGTTTTTCGGACTCCCCATTAATGCCGACGGGTATCAGGGTGGAGTAGCCGGGCTTCTGAACCTCTATGGAATCCTGACGGGGCTTCTGTTTCTCCTGCTCTTCTCCGTTCATGGAGCCCTGTGGCTTGCCTGGAAGACCGACGGCGCCCTGGCCGCCCGGGCGGCCGATTTTGCAGGGAAGGCGTGGGCCGCCCTGGCGGTCTTCCTGTTCCTTTTTCTGTTCTACACCGCTTCAACCACCGGGCTCGACCGCAATTTCACCGCCTTCCCGATCCTTCTCGGATTCCCCCTGGCGGCGCTGGCGGCCTTGGCGGGCATTCGCTTCTTCATGGGGAGGGGCCATTTCCTGGGGGCATTTCTCGCCTCCTGCGCCGCCGTTCTCCTGACGGTGGCAACCGGCATCGCCGGGCTGTACCCGAACCTGGTACCATCCCGGCTCGATCCGGCTTTCAGCGCTACCGTCTTCAACGCCTCCTCCAGCCCGTACACGCTGAAGATCATGACCATCGTGGCGCTGGTGTTCGTCCCGATCGTCATTGCCTACCAGGTCTGGGTCTACCGTGTTTTCCGACACAGGGTAAGTGCCTCGGAACTGGCAAAGGATGAAGACGGGTACTGA
- a CDS encoding ion channel, translating into MKALGKKLQRLYSLPAVQVALLTLSVVVLSALAVHYFEHLRQEANITSVWDALWWSIVTMGTVGYGDKYPVSVGGRLVGILVILSGVGLMSLFTATIASLFVERKIMEGKGLDTFKERNHIVLCGWNQHTEELLNGLIRQGLAGDKPLVLINELSPDDLDPLRLKYHNLKFIRGNFVQEEVLMRANIPGAAFAILMADLSGGHPRDRVDERTTLTAMTIRSINPRIRIIAELLNGENKASLKRAHVDEIIVRGEHIGALMASAVDSPGIPRIFSNLMALGDTNKLWRVDIPRSFVGKPYRELADHYRDSHGAILLGIVRDKAAVRLEDLLSDNTSVIESFIRDKIRESKKDFLYEQDEAKLTINPDGGYPIAPNDHAVILSRNKPRHS; encoded by the coding sequence ATGAAAGCGCTGGGAAAGAAACTCCAACGCCTGTACAGCCTTCCCGCCGTCCAGGTCGCCCTGCTCACTCTGAGCGTCGTCGTGCTCTCCGCCCTGGCGGTCCACTACTTCGAGCACCTCCGGCAGGAGGCGAACATCACCTCGGTCTGGGATGCGCTCTGGTGGTCCATCGTCACGATGGGCACCGTCGGGTACGGCGACAAGTATCCCGTTTCCGTCGGGGGCCGACTGGTGGGAATCCTCGTCATCCTGTCGGGGGTGGGCCTGATGTCCCTGTTCACGGCCACCATCGCGTCTCTCTTCGTCGAGCGGAAGATCATGGAGGGAAAGGGATTGGATACGTTCAAGGAAAGGAACCACATCGTCCTGTGCGGATGGAACCAGCATACGGAGGAACTGCTGAACGGCCTGATCCGGCAGGGACTTGCGGGAGACAAGCCGCTGGTCCTGATCAACGAACTGTCCCCCGACGATCTGGATCCCCTGCGCCTGAAATACCACAACCTGAAGTTCATCCGGGGCAATTTCGTCCAGGAAGAAGTTCTGATGCGGGCCAACATTCCCGGGGCCGCCTTTGCGATCCTCATGGCGGACCTGTCGGGAGGCCATCCCCGGGACCGGGTGGACGAGCGGACGACGCTGACGGCCATGACCATCCGTTCCATCAATCCCCGGATCCGGATCATCGCCGAGCTCCTCAACGGCGAGAACAAGGCCAGCCTGAAACGAGCCCATGTCGATGAAATCATCGTCCGGGGAGAACACATCGGCGCGCTGATGGCCAGCGCCGTCGACTCACCGGGAATTCCCAGGATCTTTTCAAACCTGATGGCCCTGGGAGACACGAACAAGCTCTGGCGTGTCGATATCCCCCGGTCCTTTGTCGGGAAACCGTATCGCGAACTGGCGGATCATTACCGGGACTCCCATGGAGCCATCCTCCTGGGCATCGTCCGGGACAAGGCCGCCGTGAGGCTGGAGGACCTGCTCTCCGACAATACCTCCGTCATCGAAAGCTTCATCAGGGATAAGATCCGGGAGTCGAAAAAGGATTTCCTCTACGAACAGGACGAGGCGAAACTCACCATCAATCCCGACGGCGGTTATCCGATTGCCCCAAACGACCATGCCGTAATCCTGTCCCGGAACAAACCCCGGCACAGTTGA
- a CDS encoding HD domain-containing protein, translated as MKDLANFLFEVGMLQRTPRTGFQFLGTGGESVAEHVLRTLFIGYTLCRMDGQADLRKVLQICLFHDLPEARTGDMNYVNKKYVTVDEEKAVNDLASTLFFGDDIREAVREFNEKKTRESLIAHDADQLSLILVLKECGDLGNKYSPEWISYARKRLCTENGRQLAAAILETEWSDWWFKEKGDWWVNGNRG; from the coding sequence ATGAAAGACCTCGCCAATTTTCTCTTCGAAGTCGGGATGCTCCAGCGGACGCCCCGGACGGGCTTCCAGTTCCTGGGCACCGGCGGTGAATCCGTGGCGGAGCACGTCTTAAGGACGCTCTTCATCGGCTATACCCTTTGTCGCATGGACGGCCAGGCGGACCTCCGCAAGGTCCTCCAGATCTGCCTGTTCCACGATCTTCCCGAGGCCCGGACGGGAGACATGAATTACGTGAACAAGAAATATGTCACCGTGGACGAAGAAAAGGCTGTAAACGACCTGGCGTCCACCCTCTTTTTCGGCGACGACATTCGCGAGGCGGTTCGGGAATTCAACGAGAAGAAGACCCGCGAATCGCTGATCGCCCATGATGCGGACCAGTTGTCGCTGATCCTGGTCCTGAAGGAATGCGGCGACCTGGGAAACAAATACAGTCCGGAATGGATTTCCTATGCCCGTAAACGTCTCTGCACGGAGAACGGCCGGCAACTTGCCGCCGCGATTCTGGAGACGGAATGGTCCGACTGGTGGTTCAAGGAAAAGGGAGACTGGTGGGTAAACGGCAACCGGGGCTGA
- a CDS encoding cyclic nucleotide-binding domain-containing protein: MNDERISFLQEPELFRELTPEQIRELINISRRVTFQSGETVMREGDEGDSLYIILDGTVEVVKSLVLPGMDEDDTTDRSKVFTRLSARDHAVFGEIALLEKQKRTATITALTDCVLYEISKDDFLRLAEEDTDLGYRVALNLARIVSSRLRKADEDTIKLTTALSIILKQT, encoded by the coding sequence ATGAACGACGAGAGAATATCCTTCCTGCAGGAACCGGAACTCTTCCGCGAGCTGACACCGGAGCAGATCCGCGAGCTCATCAACATCTCCCGGCGCGTGACATTCCAGAGCGGGGAAACCGTCATGCGGGAAGGCGATGAAGGCGATTCTCTTTACATCATCCTCGACGGGACGGTCGAAGTGGTGAAGAGCCTCGTGCTTCCGGGCATGGACGAGGACGACACAACGGACAGGAGCAAGGTCTTCACTCGTCTGAGTGCCCGGGACCATGCCGTTTTTGGGGAAATCGCCCTCCTGGAGAAGCAGAAAAGGACGGCCACCATCACCGCTCTCACGGACTGCGTGCTGTACGAAATCAGCAAGGACGATTTCCTGCGGCTCGCCGAAGAGGATACGGACCTAGGATACAGGGTGGCCTTGAATCTGGCCCGGATCGTCAGCAGCCGCCTGAGAAAGGCCGACGAAGACACCATCAAGCTGACCACGGCCCTCAGCATCATCTTGAAGCAGACCTGA
- a CDS encoding GerMN domain-containing protein produces the protein MASKKQKRSNEVRTRKKKKGWRTLALSAAALAIVGLLIFFFVTLFDALFPTSGKGTAQRKEKREVTLYFSDANERFLVPEKRFVPKEATDEEQAREIVKALLAGSKTGNTPTLPAKADVQGVKILQDGTAEVSFSKTFVNAHPGSGTSETASIFSLTNSLCTNVPAIKRVRIMLDGKELASIRGHIDTRKPFAPRDLTAPGAKS, from the coding sequence ATGGCATCCAAGAAACAGAAGCGATCAAACGAAGTCCGAACCCGCAAAAAGAAAAAGGGCTGGCGGACCCTTGCCCTTTCCGCCGCCGCGCTGGCCATTGTGGGCCTCCTCATCTTTTTCTTCGTCACCCTGTTCGATGCCCTCTTCCCGACCTCCGGGAAGGGAACGGCCCAGAGGAAGGAGAAACGGGAGGTAACCCTGTACTTCTCGGATGCGAACGAGCGTTTCCTGGTCCCGGAGAAACGGTTCGTTCCGAAAGAGGCGACGGACGAAGAACAGGCCCGGGAAATCGTCAAGGCCCTCCTGGCCGGCTCGAAGACGGGCAACACCCCCACGCTGCCGGCGAAGGCGGACGTCCAGGGCGTCAAGATTCTGCAGGACGGAACCGCCGAGGTCAGTTTCAGCAAGACCTTCGTGAATGCCCATCCAGGGAGCGGGACGAGCGAAACGGCAAGCATTTTCTCCCTGACGAACTCACTGTGCACAAACGTCCCCGCGATCAAGAGAGTCCGGATCATGCTCGACGGTAAGGAACTGGCATCGATCCGGGGACATATCGACACGCGGAAGCCCTTTGCTCCGCGCGACCTGACGGCGCCCGGCGCCAAGTCCTGA